The Arthrobacter sp. NicSoilC5 genome has a window encoding:
- a CDS encoding Gfo/Idh/MocA family oxidoreductase, whose translation MVNTAETTSAAAASETGRAAGAETAAAAGTAARRGGKARIALIGTGGRSEMYIRAIYGKHADTAELVAFSDVNPGRVEFYQKLIQELGAPGPVASFDPAQLTGFVQANNIDRIIVTTPDYTHADYIVEGLRAGADVVVEKPLTIDAESCRRIVHAVHETGRNVVVTFNYRYSPRNSALKEIIQSGVIGKVTSVDFSWVLDTVHGADYFRRWHREKKNSGGLLIHKASHHFDLVNWWIDDVPERVFASGGLKFYGDKNAAERGLGPRPERGTPDADAPTADKDPFALDLREDERLKALFLDNEHYDGYRRDQDVFTGGITIEDNLALVVEYQGGPRLSYSLNAHSPWEGYRVAVNGTEGRAELEVVERAAVRHSTDQKTVVDPSATPVEEEDAVRRNGERLVVQRHWDAAYEVPIINGEGGHGGGDELLLSDLFNGPGEDPLGRPSGYLDGLRSVSVGIAGNRSLETSLPVRVEDLDLGVDLRRGK comes from the coding sequence ATGGTCAACACAGCCGAGACCACGTCGGCCGCAGCTGCTTCAGAGACCGGCAGAGCCGCCGGCGCTGAGACCGCTGCCGCTGCAGGCACCGCCGCCCGTAGGGGCGGGAAAGCCCGGATTGCCCTGATCGGCACCGGCGGCCGTTCCGAGATGTACATCCGTGCCATCTACGGCAAGCACGCGGACACCGCCGAGCTGGTGGCTTTCTCGGACGTGAACCCCGGACGCGTGGAGTTCTACCAGAAGCTCATCCAGGAACTGGGCGCGCCCGGACCGGTGGCGTCGTTCGACCCTGCCCAGCTCACCGGTTTCGTCCAGGCGAACAACATCGACCGCATCATCGTCACCACGCCGGACTACACGCACGCCGACTACATCGTGGAAGGGCTCCGGGCCGGTGCGGACGTCGTCGTCGAAAAGCCCCTGACCATTGACGCCGAAAGCTGCCGCCGCATCGTCCACGCCGTCCACGAGACCGGCCGCAACGTGGTGGTCACCTTCAACTACCGCTACTCGCCACGCAACAGCGCGCTGAAGGAAATCATCCAGAGCGGCGTGATCGGCAAGGTCACCTCCGTCGACTTCAGCTGGGTCCTGGACACCGTGCACGGCGCGGACTACTTCCGCCGCTGGCACCGCGAAAAGAAGAACTCCGGCGGCCTCCTCATCCACAAGGCCTCCCACCACTTCGACCTGGTCAACTGGTGGATCGACGACGTGCCGGAGCGGGTCTTCGCCTCTGGTGGGCTGAAGTTCTATGGCGACAAGAACGCTGCCGAGCGCGGGCTTGGACCCCGCCCCGAACGCGGAACGCCCGACGCCGATGCCCCCACTGCGGATAAGGACCCCTTTGCGCTGGACCTGAGGGAAGATGAACGGCTCAAAGCGCTGTTCCTGGACAACGAGCACTACGACGGCTACCGCCGCGACCAGGATGTCTTCACCGGTGGCATCACCATCGAGGACAACCTGGCACTGGTGGTGGAATACCAGGGCGGACCGCGGCTGAGCTACTCGCTGAATGCCCACAGCCCCTGGGAAGGCTACCGGGTCGCGGTCAACGGAACCGAGGGCCGCGCCGAGCTTGAAGTGGTGGAACGTGCCGCCGTCCGGCACAGCACCGACCAGAAGACCGTGGTGGACCCGAGCGCAACGCCGGTTGAGGAAGAGGACGCAGTCCGCCGCAACGGCGAGCGCCTGGTGGTCCAACGCCACTGGGACGCTGCCTATGAGGTGCCCATCATCAACGGCGAGGGCGGCCACGGCGGCGGCGACGAACTGCTGCTTTCCGACCTCTTCAACGGTCCGGGCGAAGACCCGCTGGGCCGCCCCTCCGGCTACCTGGACGGGCTGCGCTCTGTGTCCGTGGGCATCGCCGGGAACCGGTCCCTGGAGACGTCACTGCCCGTACGGGTCGAGGATCTGGACCTCGGCGTCGATCTCCGCCGCGGGAAGTAG
- a CDS encoding aldehyde dehydrogenase (NADP(+)): MTTATLSLSELTAAATEAARTSAAATDAERAGWLNAVADALDANAAELVDIADAETSLGVPRLTGEVARTTGQLRLFARVITEGSYLEAIIDHADPSATPPKPDLRRILKPIGPVAVFSASNFPFAFSVAGGDTASALAVGCPVIVKAHSGHLRLSERTAEIVSGALRGAGAPEGLFALVSGREVGTALVQDPAIKAVGFTGSIPGGRALFDLATSRPDPIPFYGELGSLNPVVITAAALQARSSELAAGLAGSFTLGAGQFCTKPGVVFIPAGTGFAAHVAEASKDKPAHGMLTSRIAEAYPDGLRSFASVDGVDVVGGTVDQDASANGAAPVVFSTTAAKVLERPEQLLEECFGPTTMVIEYADQEELSAVLAKVPGSLTATLHAQPGEEIGALVEQLSGLAGRVLFEGWPTGVAVNWAQQHGGPYPATTSLFTSVGATAVRRFQRPVAYQDAPEEVLHPALREANPLRVPRRVDGELRLP, from the coding sequence GTGACAACTGCAACCCTTTCCCTGTCCGAGCTCACCGCTGCCGCCACGGAAGCGGCCAGGACCTCCGCCGCGGCGACCGACGCCGAACGCGCCGGCTGGCTGAACGCGGTAGCGGACGCCCTGGATGCCAACGCCGCCGAGCTGGTGGACATTGCGGACGCCGAGACCAGCCTGGGGGTGCCGCGCCTTACGGGGGAGGTGGCCCGGACCACGGGGCAGCTACGCCTGTTCGCCCGCGTGATCACCGAGGGCTCCTACCTGGAGGCCATCATCGACCACGCGGATCCGTCAGCCACCCCGCCAAAGCCGGACCTCCGCCGGATCCTCAAGCCCATCGGCCCCGTTGCCGTCTTCTCTGCGTCGAACTTCCCGTTCGCCTTCTCCGTGGCCGGCGGAGACACCGCCTCAGCCCTCGCCGTCGGCTGCCCCGTGATCGTCAAGGCGCACTCCGGGCACCTGCGCCTGTCGGAACGCACCGCTGAAATCGTGTCCGGGGCCCTGCGCGGCGCCGGTGCACCCGAGGGCCTGTTCGCGCTGGTCAGCGGCCGCGAGGTGGGCACAGCCTTGGTCCAGGACCCTGCCATCAAGGCCGTGGGCTTCACCGGCTCCATCCCCGGCGGCCGTGCCCTGTTCGACCTTGCCACCTCACGCCCCGACCCCATCCCGTTCTACGGGGAACTGGGCAGCCTGAACCCCGTGGTCATCACCGCGGCAGCCCTGCAGGCCCGCTCCTCCGAACTTGCCGCGGGGCTGGCCGGCTCCTTCACCCTGGGCGCGGGCCAGTTCTGCACCAAGCCGGGCGTCGTATTCATCCCTGCCGGGACGGGGTTCGCAGCACACGTTGCGGAGGCGAGCAAGGATAAGCCGGCCCACGGCATGCTCACCAGCCGCATCGCCGAGGCCTACCCGGACGGCCTGCGCAGCTTTGCGTCGGTGGACGGCGTGGACGTGGTGGGCGGCACCGTGGACCAGGATGCTTCGGCCAACGGTGCGGCGCCGGTTGTCTTCTCCACCACTGCCGCAAAGGTGCTGGAACGCCCGGAGCAGCTCCTGGAGGAGTGCTTCGGCCCCACCACCATGGTGATCGAGTATGCGGACCAGGAGGAACTGTCGGCGGTCCTGGCCAAGGTGCCGGGCAGCCTGACCGCCACACTCCATGCCCAGCCCGGCGAGGAGATCGGTGCGCTCGTGGAGCAGCTGTCCGGGCTCGCCGGCCGGGTCCTGTTCGAAGGCTGGCCCACGGGCGTTGCCGTGAACTGGGCCCAGCAGCACGGCGGACCGTACCCGGCCACCACCTCGCTGTTCACGTCCGTGGGCGCCACGGCGGTCCGCAGGTTCCAGCGCCCGGTGGCCTACCAGGACGCCCCGGAAGAAGTGCTGCACCCGGCCTTGCGGGAGGCCAACCCCCTGCGCGTCCCGCGCCGCGTGGACGGCGAACTGCGGCTTCCCTAG
- a CDS encoding 5-dehydro-4-deoxyglucarate dehydratase, with amino-acid sequence MKFDGVLFFPVTPFTAEGAVDVEMLKEHIGSRLPFGPGGVFPACGTGEFHALSIDEVRTVVAAAVEVVAGKVPVVAGAGGPLGHALAAARAAEEAGADALLVLPPYLVTGPTDGLVAYIEAVADASSLPVIVYHRGNARFTAASMAKLAANPKVIGFKDGLGDVGLAQEIVSAVRASGREDFAFFNGLLTAELTQGAYRGLGIPLYSSAAFAMAPEIAKAYYDAYVSGDEDRRNALLEGFYAPLVRLRDQTPGFGVSLIKAGLRLGGLPVGSVRPPLVDPSGEQLVELKAILARGYELAGR; translated from the coding sequence ATGAAATTCGACGGCGTACTGTTCTTCCCTGTCACCCCGTTCACGGCCGAAGGCGCCGTTGACGTGGAAATGCTCAAGGAACACATCGGCTCCCGGCTTCCCTTCGGACCCGGCGGCGTGTTCCCCGCCTGCGGCACTGGCGAATTCCATGCCCTCAGCATCGACGAGGTCCGCACCGTCGTGGCGGCTGCCGTGGAGGTTGTCGCCGGAAAAGTCCCCGTGGTGGCCGGTGCGGGCGGACCCTTGGGCCACGCCCTCGCCGCCGCCCGCGCCGCCGAGGAGGCCGGCGCCGACGCCCTCCTGGTACTTCCGCCCTACCTGGTGACCGGACCCACCGACGGGCTGGTGGCGTACATCGAGGCCGTGGCGGATGCCAGCAGCCTGCCGGTCATTGTCTACCACCGCGGCAACGCCAGGTTCACCGCCGCGTCCATGGCCAAGCTCGCTGCCAATCCGAAGGTCATCGGCTTCAAGGATGGCCTGGGAGATGTGGGCCTGGCCCAGGAGATCGTGTCCGCTGTCAGGGCCTCCGGCCGGGAAGACTTCGCATTCTTCAACGGCCTGCTCACCGCCGAGCTGACGCAGGGCGCTTACCGCGGGCTGGGCATCCCGCTGTATTCCTCGGCCGCGTTTGCCATGGCCCCGGAAATCGCCAAGGCCTACTACGACGCCTACGTCTCCGGGGACGAGGACCGGCGCAACGCCTTGCTCGAGGGCTTTTACGCACCCCTGGTACGCCTCCGCGACCAGACGCCCGGGTTCGGCGTTTCCCTGATCAAGGCCGGCCTGAGGCTGGGTGGACTTCCCGTCGGGTCCGTCCGGCCGCCGCTGGTGGATCCCAGCGGGGAGCAGCTGGTGGAGCTCAAGGCCATCCTCGCCAGGGGCTACGAGCTGGCCGGCCGCTGA
- a CDS encoding NAD(P)-dependent oxidoreductase — MRIFVTGGSGRLGRSVVAGLAQAGHHVISVDREAVPAELLPPGVVQETADLLAPGEALRLIGASRPDAVIHLAAIAVPFSAPEDVIFATNTRLAFAVISAATELGVPKVVTASSPTVLGYGCPAGWLPPSFPLDERTPPKPWNAYALSKHIAEQTVQMFAAAQGEKIRYAAFRPCFVISPEEWEGAPTQQGHTLAERLADPALSAPALFNYVDARDVADFLDVLLQKMEDIPNGETFFVGAADALATAPLAELMPAFLPGSDALSSGLTGTSPAFSIAKARELLGWQPRRSWRTELKPTLNDEATALVTAGGGGKETP, encoded by the coding sequence ATGAGGATTTTTGTCACCGGCGGCTCCGGCCGCCTGGGCCGCAGCGTAGTGGCCGGGCTGGCCCAGGCCGGCCACCACGTCATCTCGGTGGACCGCGAGGCCGTGCCCGCGGAACTGCTGCCGCCCGGCGTCGTGCAGGAAACCGCCGACCTTCTTGCCCCGGGTGAGGCGTTGCGGCTGATAGGGGCGTCAAGGCCCGACGCCGTCATCCACCTTGCAGCGATCGCCGTACCGTTCAGTGCGCCCGAGGACGTCATCTTCGCCACCAACACCCGGCTCGCCTTCGCCGTCATCAGTGCGGCGACGGAGCTGGGCGTCCCCAAGGTGGTGACGGCCAGCAGCCCCACCGTCCTTGGTTACGGCTGCCCGGCCGGCTGGCTGCCGCCGTCGTTCCCGCTGGACGAGCGCACGCCGCCAAAGCCCTGGAACGCCTACGCGCTGTCCAAGCACATTGCCGAACAAACCGTGCAGATGTTCGCCGCCGCCCAGGGGGAGAAGATCCGCTATGCAGCGTTCCGGCCCTGCTTTGTGATCTCGCCGGAAGAATGGGAAGGGGCCCCGACGCAGCAGGGGCACACCCTCGCCGAACGCCTCGCCGACCCCGCCCTCTCCGCGCCGGCCCTGTTCAACTATGTGGATGCGCGGGACGTTGCGGACTTCCTGGACGTGCTGCTGCAGAAGATGGAAGACATTCCCAACGGGGAAACCTTCTTCGTGGGGGCAGCTGACGCGCTCGCAACGGCGCCGCTCGCGGAGCTGATGCCCGCATTCCTCCCGGGAAGCGACGCGCTGAGCTCCGGCCTGACCGGCACCAGCCCCGCTTTTTCCATAGCCAAGGCCCGGGAGCTGCTCGGCTGGCAGCCCAGGCGCAGCTGGCGCACCGAACTGAAGCCCACCCTCAACGACGAGGCCACCGCCCTGGTTACCGCCGGCGGCGGAGGCAAGGAGACACCATGA
- a CDS encoding peptidase M24 has protein sequence MTQTTTAAAPPQEARLAPGSPADRTVKRQRVVDILDAAGRDSLLLTTNTALTWYLDGSRVHISLAGDPIAAVLVDRDGDHLVTFNNEAGRIAAEELPLGVNLHTVPWHANLLQAAAALGTGSRPPLGEGDVAAQLRAARQQLLPAESARYSLLGAELAGIMTDVLSAARPDTTEFGLASALAARVVAAGAEPLVLLCNGSSRSGFRHPLPTHASLGRRAMAVVCARRDGLVANITRWVRFDAGPPEERDAEARIAAVEADIFDATVPGARLDRIFGEIQSAYVRHGFGADQWEQHHQGGPAGYAGRDPRVTTDVSDAVVLDQAFTWNPSGPGVKIEDTVQLTESGLHVLTVDPRWPTATVNGLDRPLTLQL, from the coding sequence ATGACCCAGACAACAACCGCAGCCGCTCCCCCGCAGGAGGCACGGCTGGCTCCCGGGTCACCGGCGGACCGCACCGTCAAGCGCCAACGGGTGGTGGACATCCTGGACGCCGCCGGGCGCGACTCGCTGCTCCTCACCACCAATACCGCGTTGACCTGGTATCTGGACGGCAGCCGGGTCCACATCAGCCTGGCCGGCGATCCGATCGCCGCCGTGCTGGTGGACCGGGACGGCGACCATCTGGTGACGTTCAACAACGAAGCCGGCCGCATCGCCGCAGAGGAGCTCCCGCTGGGGGTCAACCTGCACACAGTTCCCTGGCACGCCAACCTCCTCCAGGCCGCCGCGGCGCTTGGCACTGGTTCCCGGCCACCCCTGGGCGAAGGCGATGTCGCTGCCCAGCTGCGGGCCGCCCGCCAGCAGCTCCTCCCGGCGGAGAGTGCCCGGTACTCGCTGCTTGGCGCCGAGCTGGCCGGCATCATGACGGACGTCCTGTCCGCCGCCCGTCCGGACACCACGGAATTCGGCCTGGCCTCGGCGCTGGCCGCCCGCGTGGTGGCGGCCGGCGCCGAACCGCTGGTGCTGCTGTGCAACGGCAGTTCCCGCAGCGGCTTCCGGCATCCACTGCCGACGCATGCATCCCTCGGCCGGCGCGCCATGGCGGTCGTGTGTGCCCGCCGGGATGGCCTGGTGGCCAACATCACCCGCTGGGTAAGGTTCGACGCCGGCCCCCCGGAAGAGCGCGACGCCGAGGCCCGCATCGCCGCAGTGGAAGCGGACATTTTCGACGCCACGGTTCCGGGGGCGCGGCTGGACAGGATCTTTGGGGAGATCCAGTCCGCCTACGTGCGCCACGGTTTCGGGGCGGACCAGTGGGAGCAGCACCATCAGGGTGGTCCTGCCGGTTATGCAGGACGCGACCCCCGGGTCACCACAGATGTCTCCGACGCCGTGGTGCTGGACCAGGCCTTCACCTGGAACCCGTCCGGGCCCGGCGTCAAGATCGAGGACACCGTGCAGCTCACGGAGTCCGGGCTTCACGTCCTCACCGTGGACCCGCGCTGGCCGACAGCCACGGTGAACGGCCTGGACCGGCCCCTCACCCTGCAGCTGTAG
- a CDS encoding DUF6807 family protein, whose product MTTQHSAAADQPQQQAASPAVPRVALVGVHGFGERHLANLSRLEQAGALELVAVADPNPPQAGTLAAPVAVFPDLDGLLAARPGVDVVIIATPIQTHAPLAVTALEAGMDVYVEKPPVASLAQFEEVLAAARKNGRLVQVGFQSLGSHALPAITEMVAAGDVGTVLGISATGQWLRTKAYFKRSRWAGKRTLDGTDVVDGVATNALAHAVATALHVAGARTLADVASVETDLYRAHGTESDDTSVLRIRTANGATVLCALTLCAPEQQDPTVTVHGTLGDITLSYTKDEVVITTADGERRETYGRTDLSENLLDARATGAPLLSALQDTGAFTAVLEAIRTSPAPAPIDPGSISWEGAGDDAHPVVQGISDLIGRSVKAQATFAELGVPWARAIPPVRTLTMDRRPVADCQDGSHIRAVSSPRPYLHPVRTLGGTVVTDHQPLDHVWHLGAGVALQDVDGVNFWGGRTYTREAGAYVWRPDHGTISATAVQQTDAAGGHGGTLQETLSWNGPDGAPILLEERSWAWSGVAPSTWRLSLDFALSPAGSTPVSLGSPGSNGRFEGGYGGFFWRLPACDAATVWTPDGSGEAETHGSVTRWLAWSGTFDGGPATLVFVAPESCTDPWFVRVEGYPGVGQSLAWEAPVIAQPGEPVRRSVTVFVADGNLATADIEALINHQGDPS is encoded by the coding sequence ATGACCACACAGCACTCCGCCGCCGCGGACCAGCCGCAGCAGCAGGCCGCTTCCCCAGCCGTCCCGCGGGTAGCCCTGGTGGGCGTGCACGGCTTCGGCGAGCGCCACCTTGCCAACCTGTCCCGGCTCGAACAGGCCGGCGCCCTGGAACTGGTGGCCGTCGCCGATCCCAACCCGCCGCAAGCCGGCACCCTCGCCGCCCCGGTGGCCGTGTTCCCCGATTTGGATGGACTGCTGGCCGCCCGGCCGGGGGTCGACGTCGTCATCATTGCCACGCCCATCCAGACCCATGCCCCGCTGGCGGTAACCGCGCTGGAAGCCGGGATGGACGTCTACGTCGAAAAGCCGCCGGTGGCCTCCCTGGCACAGTTTGAAGAGGTCCTTGCCGCTGCCCGGAAAAATGGGCGGCTGGTCCAGGTTGGCTTCCAGAGCCTGGGGTCCCACGCGTTGCCTGCCATCACGGAGATGGTGGCTGCCGGGGATGTCGGCACCGTCCTGGGCATCAGCGCCACCGGCCAGTGGCTGCGGACCAAGGCATATTTCAAGCGCTCGCGCTGGGCCGGGAAGCGCACCCTGGACGGCACCGATGTGGTGGACGGCGTGGCAACAAATGCGCTGGCCCACGCCGTTGCCACTGCACTCCACGTCGCCGGCGCCCGCACCCTGGCAGATGTGGCCTCCGTGGAAACAGACCTGTACCGGGCCCACGGGACCGAAAGCGACGACACGTCCGTACTCCGCATCCGCACGGCCAACGGAGCCACGGTGCTGTGCGCCCTGACCCTCTGCGCCCCGGAACAGCAGGATCCCACCGTGACCGTCCACGGAACCCTGGGCGACATCACGCTTTCCTACACAAAAGACGAGGTGGTCATCACCACTGCCGATGGCGAACGCCGCGAGACATATGGCCGCACCGACCTCTCGGAGAACCTGCTGGACGCCCGCGCCACCGGGGCGCCGCTCCTGTCCGCGCTGCAGGACACCGGCGCCTTTACCGCCGTCCTCGAAGCCATCCGCACCTCCCCCGCGCCCGCCCCGATCGACCCCGGATCCATTTCCTGGGAAGGCGCGGGCGACGACGCCCACCCGGTGGTCCAGGGCATCAGCGACCTCATCGGACGGTCCGTCAAAGCGCAGGCAACGTTCGCCGAGCTCGGTGTCCCGTGGGCGCGGGCCATTCCGCCCGTCCGCACGCTGACCATGGACAGACGGCCGGTGGCGGACTGCCAGGATGGCAGCCACATCCGCGCGGTCTCCTCCCCGCGGCCCTACCTGCACCCCGTCAGGACCCTGGGCGGCACCGTGGTGACGGACCACCAGCCGCTGGACCACGTATGGCACCTTGGTGCCGGCGTGGCCCTGCAGGACGTGGACGGCGTGAACTTCTGGGGCGGCCGCACCTATACCCGGGAGGCCGGAGCGTACGTCTGGCGCCCGGACCACGGCACCATCAGCGCCACGGCCGTACAGCAGACCGATGCGGCCGGCGGGCACGGGGGCACGCTTCAGGAAACCCTGAGCTGGAACGGCCCGGACGGCGCCCCGATCCTCCTGGAGGAACGCTCCTGGGCGTGGTCCGGCGTCGCGCCCTCCACGTGGCGCCTGTCCCTCGACTTCGCGCTGTCCCCTGCCGGCAGTACGCCTGTCAGCCTGGGCAGCCCGGGCTCCAATGGCCGCTTTGAAGGCGGCTACGGCGGCTTCTTCTGGCGCCTGCCGGCCTGCGACGCCGCCACGGTCTGGACGCCCGATGGCAGTGGCGAGGCGGAGACCCACGGCAGCGTCACGCGCTGGCTCGCGTGGTCGGGAACGTTCGACGGCGGCCCGGCCACCCTGGTGTTCGTGGCCCCGGAAAGCTGCACGGATCCGTGGTTCGTCCGCGTGGAGGGCTACCCGGGCGTAGGCCAGTCGCTGGCATGGGAGGCGCCCGTCATCGCCCAACCAGGCGAGCCGGTCCGGCGGAGCGTCACCGTTTTTGTGGCCGACGGCAACCTGGCCACAGCCGATATCGAAGCACTGATCAACCACCAGGGGGACCCGTCATGA
- a CDS encoding acetylxylan esterase encodes MTPARPSAIAGYNDWPAYVRNNPRHQAPTAAAQELSDALGVPGAGALPEVTVHWEETYDGATTSQLSWQLGFGPRTTGWLVRPAGRPGPLPGVLALHCHGGNKFGGADRLVDLPESHPSAAAARAGLYDGRALATDIARRGFAVLAHDTFAWGSRKFDLSTPPWRTAAAAAARQAQWREDGVVPTDADQYNAAAGFHEDTVAKAAGLLGTSLAGMVAYDDLAALEILAALPGVDPENLGCIGFSGGGGRSLALAALSPRIRAAVVTCMMTTFESLLPAYLDAHSWLLQTPGLWRLGDWPELTGRSAAAQFLVQYALADELFPEDGMRQAHHLLESLHAGTDKYTGALWPGGHIFTGPMQDEALEFLAHTLALRPTYNTSQGPL; translated from the coding sequence ATGACTCCAGCACGGCCCAGCGCCATCGCGGGCTATAACGACTGGCCGGCCTACGTAAGAAACAACCCGCGCCATCAGGCCCCAACCGCCGCGGCGCAGGAGCTTTCGGACGCGCTGGGCGTACCGGGCGCGGGCGCACTGCCGGAGGTCACGGTGCACTGGGAGGAAACGTACGACGGCGCCACCACCTCCCAGCTCAGCTGGCAGTTGGGTTTCGGGCCACGGACTACGGGCTGGCTGGTGCGGCCGGCTGGACGTCCCGGTCCCCTGCCGGGCGTCCTGGCTCTCCACTGCCATGGCGGCAACAAGTTCGGCGGCGCGGACCGGCTGGTGGACCTCCCGGAAAGCCACCCGTCGGCGGCCGCCGCCCGTGCCGGGCTCTATGACGGGCGGGCCCTGGCCACGGACATCGCCCGCCGCGGTTTCGCAGTGCTGGCCCACGACACCTTCGCCTGGGGCAGCCGCAAATTCGACCTCTCAACGCCGCCGTGGCGGACCGCCGCCGCAGCGGCGGCGAGGCAGGCGCAGTGGCGGGAGGACGGCGTCGTACCCACCGACGCGGACCAATACAATGCCGCCGCCGGCTTCCACGAGGACACCGTGGCCAAGGCCGCAGGCCTGCTGGGCACCAGCCTGGCCGGCATGGTGGCGTACGACGACCTCGCAGCCCTGGAAATCCTGGCAGCCCTGCCCGGGGTCGACCCGGAGAACCTGGGCTGCATCGGGTTCTCGGGCGGAGGTGGCCGGTCGCTGGCCCTGGCAGCCCTCAGTCCCCGAATCCGGGCCGCAGTGGTGACCTGCATGATGACCACCTTCGAGTCCCTCCTCCCCGCCTACCTGGATGCGCACTCGTGGCTGCTGCAGACCCCCGGGCTGTGGAGGCTGGGCGATTGGCCGGAGCTTACCGGCCGGTCAGCGGCCGCCCAGTTCCTGGTGCAATACGCTCTAGCGGATGAGCTCTTCCCGGAGGACGGGATGCGCCAGGCGCACCACCTGCTGGAATCCCTGCACGCCGGTACGGACAAGTACACAGGCGCCCTTTGGCCCGGGGGGCATATCTTCACTGGGCCCATGCAGGACGAAGCACTCGAATTCCTGGCCCACACCCTGGCCCTCCGGCCCACCTACAACACATCCCAAGGACCGTTATGA
- a CDS encoding mandelate racemase/muconate lactonizing enzyme family protein — protein sequence MRAPAAETVRTVPRITGLSTRLLTVPLRRSWGVEAPENHVIATELHTDDGGTGFGFSWTPTIGPQAVKALLDCDIAPFVTGLPAAPEPVWDALWKRLHEAGGGGLTTIAMAGVDLALWDAQARSAGTSVTGFLGQRQDSVEVYGSGVNLHYTLEELVAQTERWVAAGHRAVKIKVGKPDLREDAERVAAVRTVLGPDRRLMIDANQRWDLPTTLRALDVLAGYGLDWLEEPLRADDLWACRRLRKHSPVPIALGENLHTIYRFRDFIEAEAVDIIQPNIIRVGGITPFRRIVELARTHSIKVMPHLLPELSGQLALTLAEPTMVEDVEEASFEQLGLLAGPSPVRFKNSRLATADRQGLGLRFREAL from the coding sequence ATGAGAGCACCGGCGGCGGAAACCGTCCGCACCGTTCCCCGCATCACCGGACTGTCCACCAGGCTCCTCACCGTTCCGCTGCGCCGCAGCTGGGGTGTGGAGGCGCCGGAGAACCACGTCATCGCCACCGAGCTTCACACGGACGACGGCGGCACGGGCTTTGGCTTCTCCTGGACACCTACCATCGGTCCTCAGGCAGTCAAGGCGCTGCTGGACTGCGACATCGCACCTTTTGTCACCGGCCTTCCGGCTGCGCCGGAGCCGGTGTGGGACGCGCTGTGGAAGCGGCTGCACGAGGCCGGTGGCGGGGGACTCACCACCATCGCGATGGCAGGCGTGGACCTGGCCCTCTGGGATGCGCAGGCGCGCAGTGCCGGCACCTCCGTGACTGGCTTCCTCGGCCAGCGGCAGGACTCGGTGGAGGTGTACGGCTCCGGGGTGAACCTGCACTACACCCTGGAGGAGCTGGTGGCGCAGACCGAACGCTGGGTCGCCGCAGGCCATCGAGCCGTGAAAATCAAGGTGGGCAAGCCGGACCTCCGCGAGGACGCAGAACGGGTTGCCGCCGTCCGCACCGTGCTGGGCCCGGACCGCCGGCTCATGATCGATGCGAACCAGCGGTGGGACCTGCCCACCACCCTCCGCGCCTTGGACGTCCTCGCCGGGTACGGGCTGGACTGGCTGGAGGAACCCCTCCGCGCGGACGATCTCTGGGCTTGCCGGAGGCTCCGGAAACACTCGCCGGTGCCCATAGCCCTGGGCGAAAACCTGCACACCATCTACCGGTTCCGCGATTTCATCGAGGCGGAGGCGGTGGACATCATCCAGCCCAACATCATCAGGGTGGGTGGCATCACCCCGTTCCGGCGGATCGTGGAGCTGGCACGGACCCACAGCATCAAGGTCATGCCGCACCTGCTGCCGGAACTGTCCGGGCAGCTGGCCCTGACCCTGGCGGAGCCCACCATGGTGGAGGACGTCGAGGAGGCATCCTTCGAACAGCTTGGCCTCCTGGCCGGCCCGTCACCGGTCCGGTTCAAAAACAGCAGGCTGGCGACGGCGGACCGGCAGGGGCTGGGACTCCGCTTCCGGGAGGCGCTGTGA